The Planctomycetaceae bacterium DNA segment CCGTTCGCGCAGAGCACTGGAACGAGTGGACTCACGCCCATCTCTCCCGACATCACCTGCAACCTCGCGCATCGACCTGCCGCTCGGGCCGCTGCCTTCGCGTGAAGAATGGGAAGCACGAGCGAAGCAGGACGGCGTCCCCGGTGCTCACGCCCGACGCTTTCTGGCGATGCTGGATGCCGGTGAAGAGATCCCTACAACCATCCCGGACTATCCCGTTCAAACGTGGTGCTTCGGCGATGATCTGGCGATGGTCTTCCTCGGCGGAGAAGTCGTCGTCGACTATGCCATTCGCATGAACGACATGTTCGACGGCGATCGGTTGTGGATCAACGCGTACAGCAACGACGTTCCGTGCTACATCGCATCGAAACGCATCCTGCGCGAAGGCGGCTACGAAGCCGATTCGTCCATGCTGTACTACGCTCGACCGACACGGCTGTCGCCGGATGCCGAAGACCTGATCTGCGACACCGTTCAAAAGCTGCTGCCTCACGACTTCTATTCGGAAGAATTGCAGACGGACTTTCCGGCACCGAAGTCTCCGGAAGACGCTCTGGCAACGATGACCACCGGGCCGGGGCTGAAGGTGGAACTCGTCGCATCGGAACCGCTGATTCATGACCCGGTGGCCTACGACTGGGACGTCAACGGCCGACTGTGGGTCGTCGAAATGGGCGACTATCCGAACGGTGCCGAAGACGGCGGCGGGAGGATTCGCGTTTTGACCGACACGGATGGCGACGGGCGGTACGACGAAGCCACCACGTTTCTCGACAACTTGCCGTTCCCCACCGGGATCTGCCACTGGCGGAACGGAGTCATCATCACGGCTGCTCCGGATGTTTTCTACGCCGAAGATACCGATGGTGACGGACGCGCGGACCTTCGCGAAACGCTGTACACCGGCTTCGGCGAAGGAAACCAGCAGCACCGAGTCAACGGCCTGCGCTGGGGCTCGACGGCTGGCTGTATCTCGGCAACGGCGACAGCGGCGGCGAGATCCGAAGCACAGGAGCGAGGATCAAGGATTCAGGATCGAGAGAAACCCATGAGGCGGACGCAGCGTCTGCTCGATCTTCGATCCAGAATCCTGAATCCTCGTCCGTTTCTGTACGCGGCCGTGACATTCGCGTGCAGCCGGACACTGGTGAGATCGACACCGTCAGCGGCCAGACTCAGTACGGTCGCGAACGAGACGACTTCGGCAACTGGTTCGGCAACAACAATTCCAACCCGATCTGGCATTATGTACTCGACGATCGCTACCTGCGGCGGAATCCACGCCACAGTGTCGACCACTCACGCTCAGATTTCCGAAGTCCCCGGAGCCGCTCCGGTCTATCCGGCCAGCCGCACGTTGGCTCGCTTCAACGACTTCTATGCCGCCAATCGGTTCACGTCGGCCTGCAGCACGATGATCTATCGCGACAGGCTGCTGGGAGATCAGTTCTACGGAAACTCCTTCACGTGCGAACCCGTCCACAATCTGGTGTCTCGGCAGGTGCTGGAACGCGATGGCGCCACGTTCAGGGCTCATCGAGCCGACGATGAACGCGGGTCGGAATTTCTCGCCAGCAGCGACAACTGGTTCCGCCCGACGATGGTGCGCACCGGCCCCGACGGAGCCATCTACGTGTCGGACATGTACCGATTCGTGATCGAACATCCGACCCGGATTCCGGCCGAATATCAGCGAAAACTGAACCTGCGAGCCGGCGAAGATCGTCCCATCCGGCTCGGATCGGATTTAGGCTCGGCCTCGGATCGCAGTCGAGTCTCGCCACGACGCGGCGACCGGACGCACGAAGCTGGTTCGCTGCTCAACCGTGGAACGAAATTCCAACCGCGGATCTGGTCGCTCGCATGGGCAGTTCGAACGGCTGGTGGCGAGACACCGCTCACCGAATTCTGCTGCACCGCGGTGACATTGCTGCGCTGGATGGACTCAGTGACCTGGCAATGTCTCACGTTTCGTTGCGGTTCGAGTTCAGGCGCTGCATGCCTTTACGCAAATTGCACAGACTCCGGGTCAGAAAGCCGCTGCCTTCAATCTTGCCGTGCGATCACTTTCAGATGTCGACGCCGAAGTGCGGCGCCACGGCGTGCAGTTGCTGGAAGTCCCGCTCAGCGCCGACGGCGCTGAAGTGCCACCGGAACTTTTGCGGCTGATCGATGATCCGTCACCGATCGTAATTCAGCAGCTCGCGTATTCCTGGGAGAATCGCCGCAGCAATCAGCTACCGCTGCTCTGGCGGACATTTTGAAACGTCATTCCGATGATCCGAATATCCGTGCCGCAGCGATGTCGTCAATCACAGCGGACAGAATTGCACTCGTCCTGCGTCACGTTGCGGAGGACGGAACTACGTCCAGCGAGGACTTGTGGAAACTCGTCGCGCAGGCGACAGCCATGGGACAGGACGAAGCCGCCATTCGGACGACGGAACAGTTGGTTTCGAAGCTGGCGGAAGCTTCACCGCCCGAAGCATGGACGGCTGCGGCCTCGGCGATTCCCGGAATGCTGCGAAATACCGAATTCGCTGCTGCCGTGCAGAACGGTTCGGCGCGAACAGCGTTTGACGCCGCGCGAACTCATGCCGCGGCGATGGCGCTGGATGTGGATCAGTCAATCGAACGACGCGTGGCCGCGCTGACGTTTCTGGGAGCCGTCGGCAGTGACGAGCCGTCGGTTGCCGACAGGCTTGTGGACTTCTTTCTGCCGTCGACGCCTCCGGAAATCCAGCAGGCAGCGGTCGCTGTCGTGACGAACTCCGAAGCGTCCATCGATCAGTTGTTCAGCCAGTGGAAGAACATCACACCGGCGGTCCGCAGCGAAATTGTGAATTCCATTCTGCCAAGTTCCGATCGGACCCGGCAGTTGATCGCGGCGCTGGAATCGAAGCGTCTTGCGTCCGCTGACCTGGACGCGGTGTCTCGCGATCGGCTGCTGACGTACCCGAACAGTGAGATTCAAACACAGGCTGCCGGATTGTTCGGCGACTCGACGCCGACGGCTCGTCAGAGTGTCGTTGATGAGTTCCGACAGAAGCTGTCGGAGGTGTCGGGCCGACCGTCGGACGGGAAAGCCGTCTTCGAAAAACGGTGCGCCACCTGTCATCGGCTGCAGGATGTCGGCAAGCAAATCGGAGCCGACCTGGCCGCGCTGAAGGATCGTTCCACGCCGGCAATGCTGACGGCGATTCTGGATCCGAACAAAGCCGTCGAAGCCAAGTTCCTGAGTTACACGGCCGTCACCAGCGATGGCCTGAGCATCAACGGGATGCTGCTGAACGAAACCGGCAACAGCCTGACTCTGCTGGCCTCCGACGGCAAAGAACACGTTGTCGCCCGCACAGACATTGACGAACTGATCGCGTCCGGCCGTTCGCTGATGCCCGAAGGTCTGGAAAAGGATCTGTCGCCTCAGGATCTGGCGGACGTGATCGCATTCGTGCAGTCGTCGGGCACTCCGTGGAAACTGTTCGACGGAAATTCGCCTGCGGTTGTCGCGCCGAATGACGACGGAAGTCTGACGCTTCCGGCGACAGCGGCCGAGATCTACGGTCCGAATCTGGTGTTCGAACAGCAGTACGAAAACATCGGCTGGTGGCAGTCCACGGACGATTACGCGGTGTGGAATGTTCAGGTTCCGAAGTCAGGCCACTGGACCGTTGAATTCGACTTTGCCTGCGACAACAGCACGGCCGGAAATCTGCTGCGTCTGTCGACGGGGACCCGCATGCTGACCGCACGAGTCCCCGGGACCGGAACCTGGAACGACTATCGAACGTCAACCATCGGCACCATCGACCTGCACGCCGGCCGCCAGCAACTGACGGTTACTGCGATCGAACAACCATCGTCCGCCCTGATCGACCTGCGAGCCATCCGACTGATTCCGCCGAAGTAACGGTACTCATTCCAGGGCTCCAACGCTGGAACGAGATAACGCCCTGGAACGAGAAGAGACACGGGAACGAACGTCATGCATCGATTTCCGCCGACGAATTTTGACGTGCAGGATTGGTCGTTGAGACCCAGTATCATTGGGCTGGTGGCGTTTGCTGTCGCTGTCTTCGTGCTTGCTCGACGCCGTGCGACAGGTCCGGGGTGGTTGTTTTTCTGGCTCTACACGTCGCTCTTGTTTCTGTCGTGGACGGTGCTCAGCGCGCTCAGGTTGAGGAACATTCAGGACGGCAGTTCAATGTGGATTCCGGTCCTGACGGCGGCAGTACTGGTGATGTCAGCCACGGCGCTGGTGCGCCGGTTTCTGCATCCGACAAAGATCGACAGCAGAGAAACCTCGGCGATCCTGTTGGTGGCGATGGGATTGGGTGCCGCGTGCTGCTTATGGCCGGCCAGCGGCGACGGTCGACAGCAGCTCGACGCACGCAGTGCAGGAACAACCTGAAACAACTTGGCCTTGCGATGCACAACTTCCACGACGTCGAGGGGCACTTTCCGGCACCGACGACCGGAACGCCGCCGGTTTCGTGGCGATTGTCGCTGATGCCGTACCTTGAACTGGCCAGTGTCCTGGAGGCATACGACACGACCGCTGCGTGGGACGCTGCCGTCAATCAGCCTCTCTCACGGCAGGAAGTTGGCCTGTACGATTGCCCGTCGCGCCCGAGCAGCCTTGACGATGAACTTCGTTTCCTGACTGCCTATCTGCTGCCGACGGGTGATGATTCGTTTTTCCAAACAACGCAACCGGATCAGCGTTCGGCGAGATTGCGGATGGCAATTCGAACACCATCCTGATGGTCGAATCGTGCGGGTCGAAGGTTGTTTGGACCGAACCTCGGGACGTCGACATTGCGGACGCGGCATTGCAGGTGAATGCACCCGGTCCGGAAATCGGTGAATCCGGAGGCGTGCTGTCTTCGTATCACGTCGGCGGTGCCCAGATGGGACTGGCGGACGGTTCCGTCAGATTCGTCTCGGACAGGATTGACCCGAATGTCCTGAAGTCGTTGCTGACAAAGTCCGGCGGCGAAGAAGTCGGCGACTGGTAGCAGCGAGGCGCGCACTTCCACGTCCCGCGGGCCCAGTCGCAGAAGCGCAGCTATGGAATGAGGCGAACGGTAAACCGTCCGTTCGCCGGCGGACGTGAGCGTGTCGGCCGCAAACGCGGGAAGATGCTATGCGGCGCGGCGTGTCAGTTTTTGTCGCAGCCGCTGCATGCCGCGGATGTAGCGGTCGTAGTTGTCCGCCTTGAGATTGAAGAACTCCGCCACCTGCGGGTGCGGAAGAATCAGGAAGCGTTCGTCCTTCATTCCCTGAACAACGGATTCCGCAACATCGTCGGCGGAGATTGAATGCAGGTGCAGGTATCGGTGAATCGGATCGCTGTCGTCGATCATTTCCGTGTCGACTCCCAGCGGACACACGCAGGAAACGCGAATGCCCTGCCGGCCGTAGCGCACGGCGAGCCATTCGGCCAGAGCGACGTCCGCGTGCTTGGTCACGGAATACAGCGCCGAACCGATTTCCGTCAGAATTCCGGCAGCGGACGCCGTGTGAACCAGGTAGCCGGCACCTTTTTCCAGCATCTGTGGCACGACCGACTTTGCGGCGTGCAGCCGGGACATCACGTTGGTTTCCCACATGTTCTGCCAGTCACTGTCGGCAGCCGTCAGGCCTCCCTTGACGGTGACTCCCGCGTTGGAACAAAACACGTCGACGCCGCCGAATTGGCTGGTGGTCCGATCGACCAGGCGTCTCACGTCGGGCGAACGAGTCACATCGCAGGCGATGGCGATCGAGTCGGTGTTCCGGCCGGCGAGTTCCGCTGCAACACGTCGGGCAGCGTGCAGGTCGCGATCCGACACCACGACGGCAGCGGCTTCTTCGGCGGCAAAACGGCGACACAGGGCCGCTCCAATTCCGCGACCGGCGCCTGTGACGACAACGATCCTGCCTTTGATGTCCACTCGAAGACCTCCTGTCCTGACTTTCCGGTGCGAATCCCTGTGACGCTGCCCGGGCGGCAGACTACCCAATCACCGGAATTTGACCAACAGCGATTCGAACGGAAATCGCGCGATCAGGGCGCTGAGGGTTGAGAACCTGGTGCCGGGATTTGAGATTTGAGATTTGAGATTTGAGATTCGCGGCAACCAGCACTCATTTACCGGCTGAGGATGTGGTCGATCAGCGGGTTCAGGTCTGATCGCGGCATGACAGGACAGTCGACGACAGGTTCATCGTCGCTGACGACGGCCTGAATCTGTTGATCGGACGAAGCATACGGAAGTTCGTTCAGCGCTGACCGCCAGACTTCAATTCGCCGCGCTGTGGCGTGCAAATCACCTTCCACCAGAATCAGATCGAAGTCTCGAAACAGTACATCGAAATGTTCGTAGCGATCGTCTTCTCTGACATCCCGATTTCCCGGAATGAAGGCAGCCGTCATTCCGGGTGACAGGATGCCGACCGCGGCGGCACCCGCCTGGCGATGCCGGTGAGAATCCTTGCCGGGAGTATCCAGTTCATGGCGGTGGTGAGTGTGTTTGATCGTGGCCACCTGAAGCCCGGCCTGTGTCAGCCTCTGCACCAGATCGCAGACCAGCGTTGTCTTTCCGGCGTTCTTCCGACCCACGATGTGAACTCGAGGAACCTGCTTCATGCGATGACGGCCGTTGTTGATATACCGCGAGCGGGAAGAAATGAGGCAATCGGGCTCGTGGCAGATAGCGTTGAGAAAATCATCGGTGTCCGCCGCGGCCAGCATAAATTCAAGTTCTGCAGTCCTTCCGCCACTGCGTCGGCAGCGGACGGCCGGAGTGGAATTCCGCCGGCGGAGATTCGATAGTATATCACAGTCACGGTGCCGGTCGGCAGAGGATGATGTCAGCTCGGCGCCGGGGACGCGACGGTTGTTCCGCCGGGTCTCGCTGACGACGCGTACAAACATTGACTGCTGCCGTGGCCCGTGAACTATGTGCGGACGATTCACTCTGCGAACACCGGCTGCCCGGCTTGTCGAACTGTTCCGCGCGGCGGATGTTCCCACATTGTCGCCCCGCTACAACATCGCTCCGACGCAACTGGTGCTGTGTGTTCGATCAATCTGCGACGATCCGGCAAATCGCGAAGCCGTGCTGATGAAGTGGGGGCTCATTCCGTTCTGGGCGAAGGATGAGTCGATCGGCAGTCGGATGATTAACGCTCGTTCCGAAACGGCCGCGCAGAAGCCGGCATTTCGCAAAGCCTTCGAAAG contains these protein-coding regions:
- a CDS encoding c-type cytochrome, which translates into the protein MSSITADRIALVLRHVAEDGTTSSEDLWKLVAQATAMGQDEAAIRTTEQLVSKLAEASPPEAWTAAASAIPGMLRNTEFAAAVQNGSARTAFDAARTHAAAMALDVDQSIERRVAALTFLGAVGSDEPSVADRLVDFFLPSTPPEIQQAAVAVVTNSEASIDQLFSQWKNITPAVRSEIVNSILPSSDRTRQLIAALESKRLASADLDAVSRDRLLTYPNSEIQTQAAGLFGDSTPTARQSVVDEFRQKLSEVSGRPSDGKAVFEKRCATCHRLQDVGKQIGADLAALKDRSTPAMLTAILDPNKAVEAKFLSYTAVTSDGLSINGMLLNETGNSLTLLASDGKEHVVARTDIDELIASGRSLMPEGLEKDLSPQDLADVIAFVQSSGTPWKLFDGNSPAVVAPNDDGSLTLPATAAEIYGPNLVFEQQYENIGWWQSTDDYAVWNVQVPKSGHWTVEFDFACDNSTAGNLLRLSTGTRMLTARVPGTGTWNDYRTSTIGTIDLHAGRQQLTVTAIEQPSSALIDLRAIRLIPPK
- a CDS encoding DUF1559 domain-containing protein codes for the protein MHNFHDVEGHFPAPTTGTPPVSWRLSLMPYLELASVLEAYDTTAAWDAAVNQPLSRQEVGLYDCPSRPSSLDDELRFLTAYLLPTGDDSFFQTTQPDQRSARLRMAIRTPS
- a CDS encoding DUF1559 domain-containing protein, with the translated sequence MVESCGSKVVWTEPRDVDIADAALQVNAPGPEIGESGGVLSSYHVGGAQMGLADGSVRFVSDRIDPNVLKSLLTKSGGEEVGDW
- a CDS encoding SDR family oxidoreductase — its product is MDIKGRIVVVTGAGRGIGAALCRRFAAEEAAAVVVSDRDLHAARRVAAELAGRNTDSIAIACDVTRSPDVRRLVDRTTSQFGGVDVFCSNAGVTVKGGLTAADSDWQNMWETNVMSRLHAAKSVVPQMLEKGAGYLVHTASAAGILTEIGSALYSVTKHADVALAEWLAVRYGRQGIRVSCVCPLGVDTEMIDDSDPIHRYLHLHSISADDVAESVVQGMKDERFLILPHPQVAEFFNLKADNYDRYIRGMQRLRQKLTRRAA
- the mobB gene encoding molybdopterin-guanine dinucleotide biosynthesis protein B; this translates as MKQVPRVHIVGRKNAGKTTLVCDLVQRLTQAGLQVATIKHTHHRHELDTPGKDSHRHRQAGAAAVGILSPGMTAAFIPGNRDVREDDRYEHFDVLFRDFDLILVEGDLHATARRIEVWRSALNELPYASSDQQIQAVVSDDEPVVDCPVMPRSDLNPLIDHILSR